In a genomic window of Tripterygium wilfordii isolate XIE 37 chromosome 8, ASM1340144v1, whole genome shotgun sequence:
- the LOC120004465 gene encoding uncharacterized protein LOC120004465 yields MACWSAENAINAYLKTMKMGQEAKEPDVAEFISALAAGNNAQLMVVACAGAANSNTLALVAAAHQTGGQVVCILPGIEHLQSSYKAIGADSYHVKFVIGDAKKLLLTHYREAEFLLIDCNHENHEEILRAVQISRRRNGMVVVGYNAFCKNSWRSSGSETQLLPIGGGLLVTRIAANGKIGGGGCGNGRRSHWVVKVDEFTGEEHVFRVRYPQTKEIQA; encoded by the exons ATGGCTTGCTGGTCTGCTGAGAATGCCATAAATGCCTACCTCAAGACCATGAAAATG GGACAAGAGGCTAAAGAGCCAGATGTAGCAGAGTTCATTTCAGCTCTGGCAGCTGGAAACAATGCACAACTAATGGTGGTGGCTTGTGCCGGAGCTGCCAACTCCAACACACTTGCTTTAGTGGCTGCAGCCCATCAAACTGGAGGCCAAGTGGTTTGTATTCTTCCTGGAATCGAGCACTTGCAATCCTCATATAAAGCGATTGGAGCGGATTCATACCATGTCAAGTTTGTCATTGGAGATGCCAAAAAGCTACTATTAACCCATTACAGGGAAGCAGAGTTTCTACTTATTGACTGTAACCATGAGAATCATGAAGAAATTCTTAGAGCAGTGCAGATCAGTAGAAGGCGCAATGGTATGGTTGTCGTGGGGTACAATGCCTTCTGCAAGAATTCTTGGCGATCAAGTGGTTCTGAAACCCAGTTGTTGCCCATAGGAGGAGGGTTGCTGGTGACGAGAATAGCCGCGAACGGGAAGATTGGAGGTGGTGGTTGTGGTAATGGAAGGAGGAGTCATTGGGTTGTCAAAGTAGATGAGTTCACTGGGGAAGAGCATGTGTTCAGAGTCAGATATCCACAAACTAAAGAGATTCAAGCTTAA
- the LOC120004045 gene encoding AT-hook motif nuclear-localized protein 6-like, translated as MEAKEGMNFEVALRGEEAPDSYRIVSRATENPSQLPCPTVAFLVGVAATLAPGTEVVKKKRGRPRKNSADGTVTMALSPMPISSSIPLTGDLSSFPRGRGCHIDSIKKSHKFEYKTSGDKIASFFGANFTPFVITVNAGEDVTMKVMSFLWQGARAICILSANGTISNVTLCQPTSFGGTLTYEGCFEILSLSGSYTPIENGGTKSRSGGMSVSLAWPDGRVVGGGLAGLLVAAGPVQVVVASFLPGHQQEQKHKKQRSEPAVAATPITTNALSVIAAEESKGAYDGNYGVVKPSVAPSSSFHGYSPASLNQLQIFSNSAADNKTSSPGDDSEGPGQSNSEVSS; from the exons ATGGAGGCAAAAGAGGGAATGAATTTTGAGGTTGCATTGAGGGGTGAGGAAGCTCCTGATAGCTATAGAATTGTCTCTAGGGCTACTGAAAACCCTAGCCAACTACCCTGTCCCACAGTGGCCTTTCTGGTGGGCGTGGCGGCGACTCTGGCTCCGGGTACTGAGGTGGTAAAGAAAAAGAGGGGGAGGCCAAGAAAGAACAGTGCTGATGGGACAGTGACGATGGCCCTGTCTCCCATGCCGATATCATCATCAATTCCGCTCACCGGAGACTTGTCATCGTTTCCACGTGGACGAGGGTGCCATATTGATTCCATAAAGAAGTCTCATAAATTTGAATATAAGACCTCAG GTGATAAAATTGCGTCCTTTTTTGGAGCAAATTTCACACCCTTTGTTATTACAGTCAATGCGGGTGAG GATGTTACAATGAAGGTTATGTCATTTTTGTGGCAAGGTGCTCGTGCTATATGCATTCTTTCTGCAAATGGTACCATTTCAAATGTTACACTCTGTCAACCCACTTCTTTTGGGGGCACTCTAACATATGAG GGTTGTTTTGAGATACTCTCTTTGTCTGGATCGTACACGCCTATTGAGAATGGAGGTACAAAGAGTAGATCTGGAGGAATGAGCGTGTCTCTGGCTTGGCCAGATGGTCGTGTTGTTGGGGGAGGACTTGCTGGTTTGTTGGTGGCAGCTGGGCCTGTGCAG GTTGTAGTGGCCAGTTTTCTACCAGGTCACCAGCAGGAGCAGAAACACAAAAAGCAGAGGAGTGAGCCCGCAGTAGCTGCCACCCCAATCACCACAAATGCTCTCTCTGTAATTGCTGCAGAAGAATCGAAAGGTGCCTATGATGGAAACTATGGTGTAGTAAAGCCAAGTGTTGCACCCTCTTCATCTTTCCATGGATACAGTCCAGCTTCTCTGAATCAATTACAAATCTTTAGCAACTCAGCTGCTGACAATAAGACATCTTCTCCTGGAGATGATTCTGAAGGCCCAGGCCAATCAAACAGTGAGGTTTCTTCGTGA
- the LOC120003430 gene encoding 40S ribosomal protein S20-2, with product MAYAAMKPTKPGLEESQEQIHKIRITLSSKNVKNLEKVCADLVRGAKDKRLRVKGPVRMPTKVLHITTRKSPCGEGTNTWDRFELRVHKRVIDLFSSPDVVKQITSITIEPGVEVEVTIADS from the exons ATGGCTTACGCAGCGATGAAGCCTACCAAGCCTGGGTTGGAGGAATCCCAAGAGCAAATTCATAAGATCAGGATTACACTCTCTTCTAAGAACGTCAAAAATCTCGAAAAAg TGTGTGCGGATTTGGTTCGCGGTGCCAAGGACAAGCGGCTGAGGGTTAAGGGACCAGTAAGGATGCCCACTAAGGTTCTTCACATCACCACCAGAAAGTCTCCTTGCGGTGAAG GGACAAACACATGGGATCGCTTTGAACTCCGTGTTCACAAGCGAGTGATTGACCTGTTCAGCTCACCAGATGTTGTCAAGCAGATCACTTCTATTACCATTGAACCTGGTGTGGAAGTTGAAGTCACCATTGCAGATTCTTAA
- the LOC120004033 gene encoding probable rRNA-processing protein EBP2 homolog, translating to MVSLMRMPSKNSTLLDEDVMEDDEIEGEAYESDTESEEEDEEEEGDVKLMEPKKDSVYDRDGLGDKLQDIRWPENAGWIHKLSIDVNQEQEVDVNDDLHREAAFYRQALEGTRQAFEKLQSMKLPFLRPPDYYAEMVKSDAHMEKVRGRFLAEKRSREEADERRKAREAKKLAKEVQAQKLKERAKQKKEEIESVKKWRKQRQQSGFAGGDKGSEMDFAFEDGKSFERSNKKRPGAAPGDRSGGKARQGGKGKKGLENKQKNREFKNSKFGHGGRKGLRKQNTAETTDHFKAFNKGGGPGNNKRKR from the exons ATG GTTTCGCTAATGAGGATGCCTAGTAAGAACTCGACCTTGCTCGATGAGGATGTGATGGAAGATGATGAAATAGAGGGGGAAGCTTATGAATCCGATACTGAATCTGAAGAGgaggatgaggaagaagaaggagatgtgAAGTTGATGGAACCTAAGAAGGACTCTGTGTACGATAGGGATGGTCTTGGAGATAAACTTCAAGATATTAGATGGCCAGAAAATGCGGGATGGATACACAAGCTTTCGATTGACGTTAATCAAGAGCAGGAGGTTGATGTCAATGATGACTTGCACCGAGAGGCTGCTTTCTATAGACAGGCTTTGGAAGGAACAAGGCAGGCCTTTGAGAAGCTTCAGTCAATGAAGCTTCCTTTCCTCAGGCCTCCTGACTATTATGCTGAGATGGTGAAATCAGATGCTCACATGGAGAAAGTAAGGGGTAGGTTTTTGGCAGAGAAGAGAAGTAGGGAGGAGGCTGATGAGAGAAGGAAGGCTAGGGAGGCCAAGAAACTGGCAAAAGAGGTTCAAGCCCAGAAGCTGAAAGAGAGAGCCAAACAGAAAAAAGAGGAGATAGAGAGTGTCAAGAAGTGGAGGAAGCAGAGGCAGCAGAGTGGGTTTGCTGGGGGCGATAAAGGCAGTGAGATGGATTTTGCCTTTGAAGATGGGAAATCATTTGAGAGGTCTAATAAAAAGAGGCCAGGGGCAGCTCCTGGCGATCGTTCCGGAGGGAAGGCTAGACAAGgtggaaaaggaaagaaaggttTGGAGAATAAACAAAAGAACAGGGAATTCAAGAACTCAAAGTTTGGACATGGTGGGAGGAAGGGCTTAAGAAAGCAGAACACAGCTGAAACCACAGATCATTTTAAAGCTTTTAATAAGGGTGGAGGCCCTGGAAACAATAAGAGGAAGAGGTGA
- the LOC120004034 gene encoding hypersensitive-induced response protein 4 has protein sequence MGNANCIFLGCVEQASIGVVERWGRFERLAEPGLHFFNPLAGECLAGLLSTRISSLDVRVETKTKDNVFVQLLCSIQYRVVKENADDAFYELQNPKEQIQAYVFDVVRAHVPRMTLDELFEQKGEVAKAVLEELEKVMGAYGYSIEHILMVDIIPDASVRKAMNEINAAQRLQLASVYKGEADKVLQVKKAEAEAEAKYLGGVGVAKQRQAITDGLRENILNFSHKVEGTSAKEVMDLIMITQYFDTIKDLGNSSKNTTVFIPHGPGHVRDITDQIRNGMMEATSGNVNVDNINL, from the exons ATGGGAAACGCGAACTGTATATTCTTGGGATGCGTGGAGCAGGCGAGCATAGGTGTGGTGGAGAGATGGGGTCGGTTTGAGCGGCTGGCGGAGCCGGGGCTCCACTTCTTCAATCCATTGGCCGGCGAATGTCTGGCAGGACTTCTCTCCACCAGGATCAGCTCTCTCGATGTCCGTGTCGAAACTAAAACCAAG GATAATGTCTTTGTCCAATTGCTCTGCTCGATTCAATATCGAGTAGTTAAAGAAAATGCTGATGATGCATTTTATGAGCTGCAAAATCCCAAAGAGCAGATTCAGGCTTACGTGTTTGAtg TGGTTCGTGCTCATGTCCCAAGAATGACACTCGATGAGCTCTTTGAGCAAAAGGGTGAGGTTGCCAAAGCGGTATTGGAGGAACTTGAGAAG GTGATGGGAGCATATGGATACAGCATAGAACACATATTGATGGTGGACATTATACCAGATGCCTCCGTCCGCAAGGCGATGAATGAAATTAATGCAG CTCAAAGGCTCCAACTTGCTAGCGTATACAAAGGAGAAGCAGATAAGGTGCTCCAAGTGAAGAAGGCCGAGGCCGAGGCTGAAGCCAAGTACTTGGGTGGGGTTGGCGTAGCCAAGCAGAGACAGGCAATTACAGATGGCTTAAGAGAGAATATATTGAATTTCTCTCATAAGGTTGAAGGCACCTCAGCTAAGGAGGTGATGGATCTCATAATGATCACTCAGTACTTTGACACAATCAAGGACCTTGGGAActcatcgaagaacactactGTTTTTATACCCCACGGCCCCGGTCATGTTAGGGATATAACTGACCAGATACGCAACGGGATGATGGAGGCGACCAGTGGTAATGTCAATGTTGATAACATCAACCTGTGA
- the LOC120004556 gene encoding protein EXORDIUM-like 3, translating to MIPVPPVLALLCLTVVSVILTITPVSAWRPWPNLKPNSSDLLYSGSKKFEGSSEFVHLRYHMGPVLTANITVHTIWYGTWQKSQKKIIREFINSISAVDSRPPSVSGWWRTVQLYTDQTGANISRTVRLGEEKNDRFYSHGKSLTRLSIQSVIKSAVTAKTKPLPINPKSGLYLLLTSSDVYVQDFCGQVCGFHYFTFPSIVGYTLPYAWVGNSAKLCPGVCAYPFAVPEYIPGLKPLMSPNSDIGVDGMISVIGHEIAELATNPLVNAWYAGQDPVAPVEIADLCEGIYGTGGGGSYTGQLMNTHDGATYNMNGIRRRYLVQWVWNHLVNYCTGPNALDQ from the coding sequence ATGATCCCCGTACCACCGGTTCTGGCGTTGCTCTGCCTCACCGTAGTTTCTGTAATCCTTACAATCACTCCGGTGAGTGCCTGGCGCCCATGGCCCAACCTGAAACCCAACAGCTCCGATCTTCTCTACAGTGGGTCCAAGAAATTTGAGGGCTCATCAGAGTTCGTCCACCTGCGGTACCATATGGGTCCAGTCCTCACTGCCAACATAACCGTCCACACCATATGGTACGGTACGTGGCAGAAATCGCAGAAGAAGATCATCCGCGAGTTCATCAACTCCATCTCAGCCGTCGATTCCAGGCCTCCATCTGTCTCTGGCTGGTGGCGCACCGTACAGCTCTACACGGACCAAACCGGAGCCAACATCTCCCGAACGGTGCGTTTGGGGGAGGAGAAAAATGACAGGTTCTACTCTCACGGGAAATCGCTCACGCGCTTATCGATACAGTCCGTGATTAAAAGCGCGGTCACTGCAAAAACGAAGCCGTTGCCTATAAATCCAAAAAGCGGGCTGTATCTGTTGCTCACTTCGTCCGACGTGTACGTTCAGGATTTCTGCGGGCAGGTATGTGGGTTCCACTACTTCACGTTCCCATCGATCGTGGGGTACACGCTGCCCTACGCCTGGGTGGGGAACAGCGCGAAGCTGTGTCCTGGAGTGTGCGCTTATCCCTTTGCCGTACCCGAGTATATCCCCGGCTTGAAGCCGCTAATGTCACCAAACAGTGACATAGGAGTGGATGGGATGATCAGCGTGATTGGTCATGAGATTGCTGAGCTGGCGACGAACCCGTTAGTGAATGCATGGTATGCGGGTCAGGACCCGGTTGCGCCAGTAGAGATAGCGGATTTATGCGAAGGTATCTATGGGACAGGTGGTGGTGGTTCGTACACAGGACAGTTGATGAACACCCATGATGGTGCCACGTATAATATGAATGGGATTAGACGGAGGTATTTGGTTCAGTGGGTTTGGAACCATTTGGTAAATTATTGTACTGGCCCTAATGCACTTGATCAGTAG
- the LOC120004044 gene encoding 65-kDa microtubule-associated protein 3-like, protein MANLKNDPLLQVETTCGSLLYELQIIWDEVGESDSERDKMLLELEQECLEVYRRKVDLANRSRAQLRQAIADSEAALAAICSAMGERPIHIRQTDQTAESLKEELRRILPELEEMKKRKSDRRNQFLEVLEQIQKISNEISGSANHISSKVVVDETDLSLRKLEELHRQLHALQKEKSDRLRQIQDLLVDLDSLCLVLGLDFKQTAGEVHPSFANSEELRCIADGTIQLLATTIQKLREVKIQRMQRLQDLATTMLELWNLMDTPLEEQQMFQSVTCNVAASEHEITNPNTLSVNFINHVEAEVSRLEELKSSKMKELVLKKRSELEEICRKTHLIPVADGVIEYAIEAVEAGAIDPATVLEQIELQIANVKEEAFGRKDILEKVEKWMAACEEECWLEEYNRDENRYNAGRGAHLTLKRAEKARSLVNKLPGMVEALASKTIAWEKDRGFDFLYDGIPLLSMLEEYTLLQQEKEEERRRLRDQKKLQGQLMAEQEALYGSKPSPSKPQSVKKAPRVSTGGAGSRRLSLGGANIQTPKPDLLQSTKATPRAAKKINRIQQNEFLNPRQGDGFAVLSAGRRGLDIAGLPARNHSFGTANSCEPESPRMRKPFSPLSSTASSKVNINNSLEDPNISHAERLQKTLPTNDLSFTTPSKTTSVADEENRTPRAAPIPVPSTPSTVSVPMQTAMTPAPPPVAFGANPVDDVPEEIEYSFEERRAEFVVPKTHMKSMVEV, encoded by the exons ATGGCTAATCTAAAAAATGATCCGCTTTTGCAAGTGGAAACAACTTGTGGATCACTTCTATATGAGCTTCAG ataatTTGGGATGAAGTTGGGGAGTCAGATTCAGAAAGGGATAAGATGCTTCTAGAGCTTGAACAAGAGTGTCTCGAGGTATACAGAAGAAAAGTGGATCTGGCCAACCGTAGTAGAGCTCAGCTAAGGCAGGCAATTGCTGATTCAGAAGCAGCACTTGCAGCCATATGTTCAGCAATGGGGGAGCGACCTATTCATATTAGGCAG ACTGATCAAACTGCTGAAAGCTTAAAGGAGGAGCTCCGGAGAATTCTTCCGGAACTTGAGGAGATGAAGAAGCGAAAATCTGACCGAAGAAATCAATTCCTCGAAGTTTTAGAGCAAATACAAAAGATCTCAAATGAGATATCTGGGTCTGCGAATCATATTTCCTCCAAAGTGGTTGTGGACGAAACTGATTTGTCCTTAAGAAAGCTTGAAGAGCTACACCGGCAGCTCCATGCACTTCAGAAAGAGAAG AGTGATCGCTTAAGGCAAATTCAGGACCTCCTAGTTGATTTGGACTCGCTTTGCTTAGTGCTTGGCCTTGACTTTAAACAGACAGCTGGTGAGGTTCACCCCAGTTTTGCAAATTCCGAAGAACTAAGGTGTATAGCTGACGGTACAATTCAGCTGTTGGCTACCACAATACAAAAACTACGAGAGGTTAAAATACAGAGAATGCAAAGG CTTCAAGACCTTGCAACTACAATGTTAGAGCTGTGGAATTTAATGGACACTCCTCTTGAAGAGCAACAGATGTTTCAGAGCGTTACCTGTAATGTCGCTGCTTCTGAACATGAAATAACCAACCCCAACACTCTCTCTGTGAACTTCATCAATCAT GTTGAAGCAGAAGTGTCTAGGTTGGAAGAATTAAAATCAAGCAAGATGAAAGAACTTGTTCTAAAGAAAAGGTCTGAGCTGGAGGAGATTTGTAGAAAGACGCACTTAATTCCAGTAGCAGATGGTGTGATCGAATATGCAATTGAAGCTGTTGAAGCTG GAGCCATAGATCCTGCTACTGTTCTTGAACAGATTGAACTTCAAATTGCTAATGTTAAGGAAGAAGCTTTTGGCAGGAAAGATATACTTGAAAAGGTTGAAAAATGGATGGCTGCTTGTGAGGAGGAGTGCTGGCTCGAGGAGTACAACAGG GATGAAAACCGCTACAATGCAGGAAGAGGTGCTCATCTCACGCTCAAGCGCGCAGAGAAAGCCCGTTCCTTGGTTAATAAGCTTCCAG GGATGGTGGAGGCATTGGCATCAAAGACCATAGCATGGGAAAAGGATAGGGGCTTTGATTTCTTATATGATGGT ATTCCCCTTCTTTCCATGCTAGAAGAGTACACTCTACTGCAgcaggagaaagaagaagaacgtCGTAGACTGCGG GACCAGAAGAAACTGCAGGGGCAGCTGATGGCTGAGCAGGAGGCACTTTATGGATCGAAACCAAGCCCTTCAAAGCCTCAGAGTGTGAAAAAAGCTCCTAGAGTTTCAACTGGAGGTGCAGGCAGTAGAAGACTCTCTCTTGGTGGAGCTAATATTCAGACTCCTAAACCTGATTTACTTCAATCTACAAAAGCTACTCCACGTGcagcaaaaaaaatcaatcgaaTTCAGCAAAATGAATTTTTGAATCCACGCCAAGGAGATGGCTTTGCAGTTCTATCTGCAG GTAGGAGAGGCTTGGACATTGCAGGTCTTCCTGCGAGAAACCACTCCTTCGGTACTGCCAATTCTTGTGAGCCAGAATCACCGAGGATGAGGAAACCAttctcacctctctcttccACAGCATCATCCAAGGTCAATATTAACAACTCGCTCGAAGATCCAAACATATCACATGCCGAAAGATTACAGAAAACACTTCCAACTAACGATCTGTCTTTCACTACACCTTCGAAGACAACTTCTGTTGCAGATGAAGAGAATAGGACTCCCAGGGCGGCGCCAATTCCGGTGCCCTCTACTCCTTCAACAGTTTCAGTTCCTATGCAGACTGCTATGACCCCTGCTCCCCCACCAGTTGCTTTTGGTGCCAATCCAGTTGATGATGTTCCTGAGGAGATTGAGTATTCATTCGAGGAAAGACGGGCTGAGTTTGTAGTTCCTAAAACCCACATGAAGTCCATGGTGGAAGTATGA